The Synechococcus sp. BL107 nucleotide sequence TTCCACCAGAGTGATCGATTTTTGATTAACGCAAATCCGCTCGCACCAGCTCACCAGATGGGGTGAGGTGGTGAGTCCAGAACGCACACCAGCTGCGGATAAACCGCTGTGGATCATGCAAGCAATCGACCCTTTCCCGTTGGTTCCCACAACCTGGACGGCGGGTGTGTTGCTGCAAGGATCTCCCAATTCAGAGAGAACGCGATGCATTCGATCCAGGGATAGATCCATGCCCCGTTGTTCGAACGGTGGCAAAAGGCGCTGAATCAGACGGTGCAGTGCAGCGTCCGGGGGGTGCGTCACGCCTGTATCAGTTGGAGTGTGCGCTCCAAGCGTGCAAGAAGTGCAGACACATCACGACGGGAGATCACGAGGGCAGGCACCATGCGCACAACCTTTGGACCTGCAGGAACAAGGAGCAGTTTTTGATCCAGGGCCGCTTTCACAACAGCTCCGGCATTGAGGTCACAATCGTCTCGAAGCACGAGTCCTTGCAGAAGTCCCCACCCTCTGGCCTGGTGAAGCACGTTTGGGAAGCGTTCGACCAGGGTTTCCAATCCGTGGCGTAGCTGTTCACCGCGCTCGCGCACATTGCGGAGCAAATGGCGTCGTTCCAGTTCCCTCGCCACCGTGAGACCGGCTCGACAGGCAAAAGGATTGCCTCCAAAGGTGCTGGCGTGGTCGCCGGGTTCAAAAATGTCGGCCTGTTGGCTCACCAGTAAGGCACCGATGGCATGGCCACCGCCTAGACCTTTCGCCAAGGTGATGGCGTCCGGAATAACCCCGAGCTGTTCATAACCCCAAAGTTCACCGCTGCGGCCCATGCCCACTTGCACTTCGTCGAAGATCAGCAGGATTCCTCTTTGGCTGCAATGGCGGCGGATGGCTTGAAAAATAGTGGGATCCCCCGGAATCACTCCCCCTTCCCCTTGAAGCGGCTCGATTAAGACAGCCGACACCCTTGGGCCATTGGCTTCCGAACGGGCCAGTAAGGCCTCAAAGCTGGCAAGGTTGTTGTACTCGAAGGTTTCGAAACCCTCCACCATGGGTTCAAAACCCTTGTGATATCTCGGCTGACCCGTGGCGCTGACGGCTGCCAAGGTTCGTCCGTGAAAACTGGCAGCTGCCGTAAGGATGATCGGGCGTTCGATGCCAAGGCGTTGATGGCCGTGCTTGCGAGCCAACTTGATGGCCGCTTCGTTGGCCTCAGCACCGGAGTTGCAGAAAAAAACGCTATCGGCGCAGCTGTTGTCCACTAGCCAGCGGGCCAGTTGTTCTTGCTCTGGGATTTGATACAGGTTGGAAACGTGCTGCAGTCGATTCAGCTGATTCTTCAGCGCACGACGCATCACTCTGTCGCTGTGACCCAACGTGCAAGTGGCAATTCCAGCCACCGCGTCGAGATATCGATGCCCTTGATCGTCGCGAAGCCAACAGCCGCGTCCACTGATCAAAGTCAGTGGATAACGGTTGTAGGTGCCCATGATTGCAGTGGGAGCACTCGGACTTGAACCGAGAAGACCGAAGTCGGTGCATTTTGAGTGCACTGCGTCTACCAATTCCGCCATGCTCCCGCACAACAATTGTATGGACTGACGTCCCCGTTTCAGGAATTCAACGGACTGGTTTAGAAACCGTCGCGTTCAACGGTTGCGCCTACACCACGTAGCTTGGTTTCCACGTTGTCGTAGCCACGATCAAGGTGAGCCAAACCCGACACCTGAGTGGTGCCGGATGCTGATAATCCCGCCAGCACCATCGCCGCCGCTGCTCGAAGATCGCTGCCGGTGACGGGTGCACCGCTGAGGGACGGCACGCCTTGAACGATGGCCGTGCTGCCATCAACGCGAATGGCAGCCCCCATGCGTTGCAGCTCAGCCACATGCTGAAGCCGATTTTCATAGATTTTTTCGCTGATCACGCTGGTGCCTTGCGCTGTTGACATCAGGGCCATGAACGGAGCCTGCAGGTCGGTCGGAAAGCCAGGGAAAGGTTGGGTTGTGATGTCTGTTGCGACGATCTCCCCAGGGGTGATTTGGATGCTTCTGCCGTTGATCTCGAGGGAGCAACCGCAATCACGCAATTTTTGAAGAACAGCGTTCATATGCTCTGGTACAACCGGCTCTACACACATGCTGGAACGGGTAATCGCAGCAGCCATGAGAAAGGTGCCGGCTTCGATGCGATCGGGAATCACGGCGTAACCGCGGCAACCATGAAGTGATGGCACTCCCTCAATCGTGATCACGGGTCCCCCTGCGCCAGTCACCTTGGCTCCCATCACATTCAGCAGGTTGGCAAGGTCTTGAACCTCGGGTTCTTGAGCAGCATTTTCGATTTTGGTGGTGCCTTCCGCTAAGACGGCGGCCATCAAAATTGTTTCAGTGGCGCCCACGCTGGGGCAATCCAAGACGATGGCAGCGCCCTTGAGTCGTCGGTTGGACCCTTTTGCCGAAGCCGTCACGATGCCGTGTTGGACGGTGACGACGGCGCCAAGGGCCTTAAGTCCACGGATGTGCTCCACAACGGGCCGGGCTCCAATCCGGCATCCACCGGGGAGAGGAACCTTGGCGTGACCCATTCGACCGAGGAGGGAGCCAATGCTGAAAAAACTGGCGCGCAGGCTATTGACGAGTTCGTAGGGAGGCTCTGCATTAGTGAGTTGTTTTGCGGTCAGAGCTACCCGACTATCACTGCGCTCAACCTGCACTCCAAGCGCACCCAGAATGTCGCCCATTCCTTGAATGTCAGTTAGGTCAGGGACATTGACTAGCTCGACCGTTTCGTCGGTTAGAAGACTGGCTGTCATCAACACCAGGGCTGAATTCTTGGCTCCGCTCACGGTCAACGTTCCCTGTAAACGTTGACCGCCTTTGACGTTTAGATGCTGGGTGACACTCTGTTGAGACGCAATTGCACCCACCACCATGTCCTCTAACAACTGACGTTTCTGCATATTCGCAATTGTGGATGAGACCGTCTAGACGGCCGGCGTTCAAACTGGATTGATGGCTTTGGTCTGTGCTGGTCGTTGGCGATGCGTCAATGCCGTATGGTCATCCGGTCGCTAAAACGACAACGCCCGCGGATGTGGCGGAATTGGTAGACGCGCTAGTTTCAGGTACTAGTGGTGGCAACATCGTGGGAGTTCAAGTCTCCCCATCCGCACTACCTTGACGATGCGACCAACAATTATCCAACCATGATCGTCCTGAAGATTTCTAATGCTTCGGAAGTTGTGGCTTCAAAGGTTGGCCGATTTCTAGAGCGCCTCACCCCTGATTCCATCGACCAAACGACGGTTGAAGACCAGGTGATTAAAAAGTTGATCGAAAACTTGGCTGCCGAGGGATTAAAAGGAGAGGTTGCAGCAATTAATGGTTTGGACCTTGAAGGTGAAGACCTGAATGTGCATAAAGGCCTCAAAGTCCGAAAGCACAGCACCTTCTAACGAGGAGTTTTCGAGAGTTTTGTCGGAACCGTTGATCAGTAGCCGGCGGAATCCGTTGGTCAAACGGCTCCGAATGTTGTCGTCCAGGCCTGGGAGAGATGCAGAGGGACTGCTCCTTCTAGAAGGCACGCATCTGCTTCAAGAGTTGTTGTGGATCGGGGGACAGCCCACTGAGCTCATCGCAACGGAAGCTTGGTTTGACCGCCACGCCGACCTAATCCAGGCGTTGGATGCGTCTGTTGTTTGGCGACGTGTCACCGAGGAGGTCCTGGGAGCTGCCCTCAGCACCGTGACTCCTGATGGTGTGGCTTGTCTCTGCCCCATAACGCTGCTGCCGGAGCCGCCCAAAACCTGTGATTTTTGGTTGGTTTTGGACCGAATTCAAGATCCTGGAAACCTCGGATCCCTGTTGCGCTCTGCCTTGGCCGCAGATGTCCAAAGCGTTTGGATGGGATCTGGAGTGGATCCGTTGGGGGGGAAAGCCTTAAGGGCATCGGCTGGGGCGCTGTTGCAATTGCCCCATCGCCGCTTTGGTCCGGAGCAACAACAGGCGATCGACGATCTTGATCAAGCCTTGAGGTTGCTCATGGCCCAAGGAATCCAGGTGGTTGCCACCTTGGTGCCTGATGCATCCGGTCCGCTTCGTCCGATTCCCTATTGGGAGTTGGATTGGACGCAACCCACAGCGTTGGTGCTTGGCACCGAGGGCGCTGGTCTACATCCACGCCTTCAGGCTTGTTGCACCCATGCGGTCACCCTCCCGCATAGTTCAAGGGTTGAGTCGTTAAATGTGGCAGCTGCGGCGGTTCCTCTTCTTTTGGAGCGACGAAGAGCGAGAATGGTCGGTACGCAGCAGTAGTTCGGGTGAGCGACGCCAGCTTCGACTTCGACGTCATTGTGATCGGTGCCGGGTATGGAGGCTTTGATGCTGCAAAGCATGCTGCCGACCATGGATTGAAGACGGCGATCATTGAATCGCGCGACATGGGTGGCACCTGCGTCAACCGAGGCTGTGTGCCGTCGAAAGCTCTCCTGGCCGCAAGCGGAAAGGTGCGTGAGCTTGCCGATGACAAGCACCTGTCGAGCTTCGGTATCCACGCAGCGCCGGTGCGCTTTGAACGTCAAAAAATTGCTGATCACGCCAATCAATTGGTGCAAGCGATTCGCACCAACCTGACGAAGACGCTCGAACGATCAGGCGTCACCATTCTCCGCGGCCATGGTCGTCTTGAGGGCTCCCAGCGGGTTGGATTGCGGGAACCCAGTGGTGTCGACCGTGTTATTACCGCGCAAGACGTGATCCTGGCCACGGGCTCTGATCCCTTCGTTCCGCCTGGTATCGAAACCGATGGTCGGACGGTGTTCACAAGCGATGAAGCCATCAACCTTGAGTGGCTTCCTCGATGGATTGCCATCATCGGCAGCGGTTATATCGGCTTGGAATTTGCCGATGTTTATACAGCCCTTGGTTGTGAAGTCACGATGATCGAGGCTCTCGATCGTGTGATGCCAACGTTTGATCCAGACATCGCAAAGATTGCCCGCCGCAACCTGATTGAAGGCCGTGACATCGATGCCCGTTCTGGCGTGTTGGCTCGAAAAGTAACCCCTGGTTGTCCTGTCCAGATTGAACTGGCCGACTTCAATAGCCGCGAGTTTGTCGAGACCTTGGAGGTGGATGCTGTGTTGGTGGCCACCGGCCGTGTTCCCACGAGCAAAGGGCTCAATCTCGAATGCTTAAACATCGAAACCAATCGTGGTTTCGTGCCGATTGATGATGCGATGCGTGTGTTGGTGAATGATTCACCAATCCCCCATCTTTGGGCTGTTGGTGACGTCACCGGAAAGCTGATGTTGGCGCATACGGCTGCTGCTCAGGGAACAGTGGCTGTCGATAACATCCTTGGCCACGCGCGAACCATCGATTACCGCAGCATTCCAGCGGCCACGTTCACACATCCAGAGATCAGCTCTGTTGGACTAACGGAAGCTGACGCCAAGGCTCTTGCTGAAAAGGACAATTTCCCCTTGGGAGCCGTACGCAGCTATTTCAAGGCCAATTCCAAAGCATTGGCAGAGCTTGATAGTGATGGCGTCATGAAGCTCCTCTTTAACAAGTCCAGCGGGGAGGTTCTTGGTGCCCATATTTATGGTTTGCATGCCGCTGATTTGATTCAAGAAGTGGCGAATGCAGTGGCACGACGCCAAAGCGTTTCACAACTCTCGCAAGAGGTGCATACGCATCCCACCTTGAGTGAGGTGGTGGAAGTGGCCTACAAGCAAGCTGCCTCACAATTGGTGGCTTGATTCAGTCTTTGATTCGTTATTAACCAGCGTCAATTCACTTTTACATCACTGTTATGGAGATTCGTCGTCGTTCGCCTAGTCCCAAGATTCGTGTCTCATACCTTGAGTATGGCGTTCCCCATGACGATGAAAAGCCGCGCAATATTCTCGAAAAAATTGTTTGGGAGAAGGATCGCGAAGTTGATCTGGCGCGGCAGAAAGTGCCGTTAGATCAACTGAAAAAAAAGATCAGCTTGTTGCCACCCGCAAGGGATTTTATTGCCGCACTTAAGCGGGCACAGATCAAGCCGGCCGTGATTGCAGAGGTGAAGAAGGCCAGCCCCAGTAAGGGAGTAATCCGTGATGATTTTGATCCTGTGGCCATTGCGAAGGCCTATGCCGCAGGTGGGGCAAGTTGTTTATCTGTGCTCACCGATAAGCAATTTTTTCAGGGTGGTTTTGACGTGTTGGTGCAGGTGCGTGAAACCGTTGATTTGCCCTTGCTGTGCAAAGAGTTTGTTCTGAGTCCGTACCAGCTTTTTCAGGCACGAGCGGCTGGTGCGGATGCGGTGCTATTGATCGCCGCGATCCTTACGGATCAGGACCTGCGCTACCTCAACAAAGTGGCTCAATCCCTTGGTTTGGATGTGTTGGTTGAGGTGCATGACGCCAAGGAGCTGGAGCGGGTGCTCGCGATTGGAGGTTTTTCATTGATTGGCATCAACAACCGCGACTTAGCCACATTTGAAACAGATCTAGCCACCACAGAATTGTTGGTGAATCAATTCCGTGATCGTTTGCATTTGGACACCACCGTGCTGGTGAGTGAGTCGGGATTGTTTACGCGTTCCGATCTTGATCGGGTTCAGGCTGCTGGTGCTGAGGCCGTTTTGGTCGGTGAGGCCTTAATGCGTCAGGAGGATGTAGAGCAGGCCCTTCATTCACTGGTGGGGGCGTGATGTTGCCCCGTCCTGCAGAATTGCGATCTATTGCACTGAGCTTTTGCTGATCAGCCTGCTCACGGGTTTCGCCGCTGGTGCTGTTCATGTGGTGGGTGGTGTGGACCATCTCGTGGCGATGACGCCTTTTTCACTGCGACAGCCCGTCGCTGCCCTGCGCGCTGGGTTGGCTTGGGGGGCTGGTCATTCGGTTGGCGTAGTGGTGCTCGCCCTCGCTGCGATCGGTTTGAAAGACCTCGTCCATATCGAAGCAATGTCGGCATGGGCCGAATTTTTGGTGGGCGTCGCTCTCTTGTTGGTGGGTGCTCTGGCGGTCCGTACCGCTTTCGGACTCAAGCTGCATAGCCATGAGCACCATCACAATGATGCCTCGATTCATCGGCATCTCCACTTGCATGTCCGTGGCCAAAGCAACCACCGCCGTCACGCCCATGCCGCTTCGGGCCTCGGCCTTTTGCATGGTTTGGCCGGTGCGAGTCATCTCTTGGCAGTGATTCCAGCTTTGGCATTGCCCCCATTGGGAGCTTTCGCCTACTTAGTGGCCTATCTCGGAGGATCGATTGCGGCTATGGCTGCTGTTGTGAGCACCCTGTCGTTTCTCACTCTGCGGAGTGGTGCACGTGTGTTGCCGTTGTTGGTGGGATGCACGGGGGCCCTATCGATTGCAACCGGTGCTTTTTGGTTGCAGAAAACATCTGCTGTTGTGTTCTAAATCGTTTGGATTTAGCTCATAGTTTCACAATGCTTTTATCAGATAGGTCGATATCAATCAAGAGGGAAGTCGGTCGACTTAGCGTTCTTTTTTGAAGATGCTTTTAACTTTTGGCCCTGCTACTTGTTGCCCGAGTTGGGTGATTGAGATGGTTGGTTAAAAACGGTTTGCTTGCCTGCTCTGGTTAGAGCTAACGCGGGCCATAACGATGCCGATCAACGCTGATGGGGGGATTGGTCCCAGCTGCCGACTATCAGTACTGGAGGAGGGGTTGTCCCCTAGAAGAATCATCCCGTCGTGCCCCACACTCTGAAGACGCTTGATGAGGCGAAGTCCTGGCCTTAAAGGATGCCACGCCACCACAACGGCTCCCAAGGGTGGAGTGTCAGTGTCGGCTGAGGTCCGTCGAACCAGCACCCGGTCGTCAGGATTGAGGGTGGGACGCATGGACTCGCCTTCCACTTTGAGAAGCAAACGGCGTCCACAAAAAAGCAGCAACAGGTCTTGAAGACCAGCTGCTGCAATCGGCGATATGGGTGAGCGGATTGTGCTCAGGAGGCGGTAACCCAGGCGTCGCTACGGCCTTTGGATTGCCAGAACATGCCGTGGATTTTTTCAACAGCAGCCATCAGTTCTTCGGCTTTGCCTTGGTCGATGTGCACCTTGCAGGCGCTGCAAAGCTTGGCCGCTTTCCAGAAGGTGTCGTGGAGATCGGGGAACGTGGCGAGGTGCTCGGGCTTGAAATAGTCGGTCCAAAGGATCAACAGTTCTTTCTTGGTCTTTTGGGCTTCGTCTTCCTTGACCGCAACAAAACGGGAGAAGGTGTTGTTGTAGGTGGCAAGAGCTGCAGCATTTCCTGCATCAGGTGCTTCCAAAGCCTTGAGCTTTTTAGTCATCGCGAGCACTGCTTCAGCGTGAACACGAGCTGAAGCAGGGTCGTAGACGCCGCAAGGTCCATCGCAATGGGCTTCCACAACGGAAGCGGGCAGAGCGCAGACAATGGCGTTAAGGGCCGAACGCAGCATCATTTAAGGAGCGGTATTTGCTTGATGTGAGCCTAGCTTCCGCTCACTTCTTGACGTCGAGTAATTCGACCTCAAAGAGCAAGGTGGCGTTTGGAGGAATCACACCACCGGCACCACGCTTTCCATACGCCAGGTCGGGCGGGATGACCAGGTTGCGCTTGCCGCCCACTTTCATCCCAGCCACACCCTCTTCCCAGCCCTTGATGACGCGGCCAGCTCCCAGCGGGAAGCTGAACGGACCACGTCCATAGCTGCTGTCGAATTCGGTGCCGTTTTCGAGGCTGCCTCTGTAGTTCACCACGACTGTTTGTCCCGCAGTGGCTTCGTCCCCAGTTCCAACCTCAATCTCCGTAATTTTCAAGCCACTGGGCAGAAGACGGGTGTCGGGGGCATCCATCGGGCCGCCCAGGGCGGATGCATCGGCTTGATTGGTCTCAGGCGCCATGGCGAAAAGGGTTGGATTGGGGTTTTCGGGGTCCAGTTCGAAGTTCGATGCAACAGCAGCTTTGGATTCGGAACGCACCACAGCAACTTCGGCCTGGGGTGCAGCCGTCACCGTGGAAGGAGAGATCAGTTGGCTCACAAAGGCCAGAAGGAGGCAAGCCACACACACCGAGGTGGAGATCAAAATGTCGCGCACAGAATCCGAGTCGGATGGTCCTAATTCTGGCCTTTCAGAGGGCCGGAATGAATTATTCGGCCCGATTCAGTTGACGAATCTGTTGTTCCAGTCGGTCGAGGCGACCTCGAAGTTCATCCACTTCTCTTTGACTCGGAACGCCAAGATCTTGAAGGATGTTGTCTCGGTTGCGTTCCAGATTCCGGCCCATCTGTTGCTCAAGCTCTGGGGTTTCCCCCCGCAAGGCCTTGAGCACGTCATCGACCAACTCTGATGCCTGGTTTGGATCCAGTTGCCCGTTGCTGACCCATGCTTGCGTGACGCCTCGCAGCCGGTCGGCCACCAGGGTTGTGGTGCCGAGTCCACGGAGCAGAAGCTGCTGAAGCGGGTTGGCGTCCATGGGAGTCCGCAAAGGGCTGCCGTCCAGGATGGCTTGGTCTTGCCCCTCTGACCATGGGCGATCTCCGACTGTCTGCTGGATGGCGCGCCGTTTTTGGGGGCGTGCTCGCAGGGCTGGCACCTTCTTTGGGCGGCCCCCTTCTGATGCTGCCTGCGTTGGCGTTGTTGTGGTCGTTTGCTGAACGCACCCGCTGGAGTGCGGTGTGGGGTTTGCTCGCTGTGCTGGTGAGCCATGCCTGGCTGTTGTCATTGCATCCACTCACCTGGATGGGTGTGCCTGCCCTGTTGAGCCTCCCTCTGGCGATCAGCCTTTGGTTGATCTGTGGCGTTTGTGCGGCGGCGTTGCTCGCGTTGTGGTCGATGCTGCTGCAGCGCTGTCGTCGTTGGTTCCCGCGATCAGCGCCCTGGTTGCTTGCGGCTGTTCTCGCTTTGATTTGGGCCTGGGCTGAGCTGGTGTTGTCGGGCTCGCCGTTGTTTTGGATCGGGGTCGGTGGCAGCACATTGCCCTGGGACCTACCGCTCGCCGGCTTGTCCCGTTGGTTTGGTTCCGGGGGACTGGTTGTGGTTCAGCTGATGTGGGCCTGGTGGATTTGCGGCTTGGTGGAGCGCCGAGGCATCGACCGTCGAGCCGTCAATCGCCGTGGTTTGTGGATCGGTTTCGGCAGCCTTCTGCTGGCCCATGGCCTAGGTGCTGTGATTTTGGCGACAGCACCACCCGTAACCGGTGCTCTCTCGATGGCCGTATGGCAGCCAGCGGTGCCCACCCGTAAAAAGTTGGATCTGGATCAGCAGCGCCAACTCCCGCAGGCTTTGCTCGCTGCGTTGCAAGAGGCGAAAGGCGAGCAAGTGGATGCTTTGGTGGCGCCGGAGGGTGTGCTTCCGTCCCGTTGGCGCATGCCCCAGGGGGCACCATCTGTGCCCCTGATCAGTGGTGGGTTCCGCTGGGTGCAGGGCCAGCAGCGCAGCTCATTGTTGCTGTTCTCACCGGACTCTGAACGTCCAGAGCCCCTCCTTGACAAACACCGCCTGGTGCCCATTGGGGAATGGATTCCGCCGCTCCCGGGGGGATTCACCGCCGGATTATCGGCGGTGGGGGGGCTGCATCCAGGGGATGAATCGCGGCTGTTTTCCGTCTTCGACTCTCCTGCTGCTGGGGCTATTTGCTACGAAATTGCTGATGGCAGGTCCCTGGCTCTGGCCGCAGCCGAGGGGGCGGATTGGCTGCTTTCTATCGCCAATCTCGATCCATATCCCTCGCAGCTGCAGCAACAATTTTTGGCGTTGGCGCAGCTGCGTGCCATCGAATCGGGTCGTGACCTGCTCAGCGTCGCGAATACGGGACCGACGGCCCTGATTTCTGCCGATGGACATGTGAATCGCCTGTTGCCACCAATGGAGGTCGGAGTCGCCACGGTGACGATCCAGCGTCGCGAAACAATGAGCTTTTATTCCTGGTTGGTGTCGCAGTCCCGTTGAAGCAATCCACCCCCCAGCACGGTGTCGTCCGCATAAAAAACGGCGGCTTGCCCAGGGGCGATGGAAAACTGATTCTCGTCAAACACCAGATGGCAACGGTGGGGGCGCTGGCGTTGATGGTCGTCGTCGGTCGCGGGCAATGGGGTTAACCGGGCGGTGACGGGAGCACTGCGGTACCGCACTTGCACATCGACGTTCATGGCCTGCAGGGGTGGATCGATGGAAACCCAGTTGATCGCACCGACAACCGCCTCCTGACGACCAGCTTCCGCCCGGGGTGCCACCACAACGCGATTCATGGCTGGGTCGAGTTTCACCACGTGTAATGGCTCTTGCCACGCCACGCCAAGGCCCTTGCGCTGGCCGATGGTGAAGTGCTCGATCCCATCGTGCTCCCCCACCACAGTGCCGTCCTTCAGGACGATTTCCCCTTGTCGCGGCGGCAAATAGGTATCCAGAAAGGCACGCATGGAACCGTGGTGGTCCGCCAGGCATAGGTCCTGACTCTCGGGCTTTTCAGCGGTGCGCAGACCATGGCGGCCGGCTTCGATGCGTGTATCCGCTTTGGTCAGTTCGCCGAGGGGAAACACGATCCTGCCGAGGGCTTCTTGCGGCAGGTCGTAGAGGAAATAGCTCTGGTCTTTGCGGGAGTCCAAGCCTCGCAGCAGCTGATGGCGTCCACGATCACCGCCATGGCGGATGCGGGCGTAGTGGCCCGTAGCAATTCTTGGAAGATGGCGCTCCTGCTTTGCCCACTCGAGCATGGGGCCAAATTTCACAGATCGGTTGCACTGCGAACAGGGCAGCGGCGTGATGCCGTCCTGGTAGCCATCCACGAGTCGTTGAACAATTTCCTTTTGGAAGGTTTCGCGGGTATCGACCACATGGTGAGGGATGCCCAACTGCTCACAGATGCCTGCGGCATCCACCAACCCTTCAGCGCAGCAGGCGCCTTTTCCACTCATCAGCCACAACGTCAGTCCCTCGACCTCCCAGCCGGCTTCCACCAACAGGGCAGCGGTTAAGGAACTATCCACTCCACCCGACAACCCGACGGCGACGCGATGCTCCCCAGGCCATTGACGCAGCCGGGTCAGGGCGGCTTCTCCGGCCTCCGTCATGGTTGTTCCAAGGGCCATCGGCGGCGCAGGGAGATCACTCCATAGTGAGCTCCCGGCCATCAATCTCGCCATGGGCTGGCCTTGAGCTGATGCGTGTGATGCCGAGATTGTTGCGACGGCGGTTTGTTGGTTGGTTTTGCAGCTTTGTTTGAAAGTTGCTCACGAGAACATTGCGGATCGGCTTGCGGAATTTTTTTAGATGTGCTGCTGCTGCCCGATGAGAGGCAAGCGCGACGAGGAAAGTGGTGGCGTTGTCCCCTCTGGGTTGATGCGTGTTGATTGCATCTGTTGGTGGAGCTGATTCGCTGGAATCCTATGCAGTGCCTGCTTTTTTGCACGTTTACATACACGTAGAATTTCCCTGGATTGCGAACGATGTCGATTTTTTAGTGTATGAAAACCCTCACATCAAGGTGTAAATGAACACA carries:
- the mnmA gene encoding tRNA 2-thiouridine(34) synthase MnmA, whose translation is MALGTTMTEAGEAALTRLRQWPGEHRVAVGLSGGVDSSLTAALLVEAGWEVEGLTLWLMSGKGACCAEGLVDAAGICEQLGIPHHVVDTRETFQKEIVQRLVDGYQDGITPLPCSQCNRSVKFGPMLEWAKQERHLPRIATGHYARIRHGGDRGRHQLLRGLDSRKDQSYFLYDLPQEALGRIVFPLGELTKADTRIEAGRHGLRTAEKPESQDLCLADHHGSMRAFLDTYLPPRQGEIVLKDGTVVGEHDGIEHFTIGQRKGLGVAWQEPLHVVKLDPAMNRVVVAPRAEAGRQEAVVGAINWVSIDPPLQAMNVDVQVRYRSAPVTARLTPLPATDDDHQRQRPHRCHLVFDENQFSIAPGQAAVFYADDTVLGGGLLQRDCDTNQE